A genomic window from Amblyraja radiata isolate CabotCenter1 chromosome 18, sAmbRad1.1.pri, whole genome shotgun sequence includes:
- the cav3 gene encoding caveolin-3, translating into MAETKPNSAEQKFTGGINKEIDLVNRDPNHINEDVVKVDFEDVIAEPEGTYSLDGVWKTSFTVFTVSKYWCYRILSAIFGVPLSLIWGFYFACLSFCHIWAIMPCIKSYLIEIQCINRIFSICIHTFCDPFYEALGKVFSNIRVNLHKEV; encoded by the exons ATGGCCGAGACTAAACCCAACAGCGCCGAGCAGAAGTTCACGGGCGGCATCAACAAGGAAATCGACCTGGTGAACCGCGACCCCAACCACATCAACGAGGACGTGGTCAAG GTGGACTTTGAAGATGTGATTGCGGAGCCTGAGGGCACATACAGCCTGGATGGCGTGTGGAAAACCAGCTTCACAGTCTTCACCGTCTCCAAATACTGGTGCTACCGAATACTCTCCGCTATCTTTGGTGTCCCTCTATCACTGATCTGGGGCTTCTACTTTGCTTGCCTCTCCTTCTGCCACATTTGGGCTATTATGCCTTGTATCAAGAGCTACTTGATTGAGATCCAGTGCATCAACAGGATCTTCTCCATATGTATTCACACCTTCTGCGACCCCTTCTACGAAGCCCTGGGGAAAGTATTCAGCAACATTCGTGTCAATTTACACAAGGAAGTTTAG